In Thermotomaculum hydrothermale, a single genomic region encodes these proteins:
- a CDS encoding NADH-quinone oxidoreductase subunit C yields the protein MKQIMSLLTKYFADSIEFQEGLRGDTFLILKDPSKIVEVLQLLKENGFNMLIDLTAVHYPHREYKFEIIYNMLSMEPLLRLIVKVPMKEDWPEIDSVTSLYKTANWYEREVYDMFGVRFKNHPNLKRILMWEGFKGHPLRKEYPLEGDNLHCHD from the coding sequence ATGAAACAGATTATGAGCCTGCTGACGAAATACTTCGCTGACTCAATTGAGTTTCAGGAAGGGCTAAGGGGAGACACCTTTTTAATCCTTAAAGACCCTTCAAAGATAGTTGAAGTTTTACAGTTGTTAAAAGAGAATGGGTTCAATATGCTTATTGATTTAACGGCGGTGCATTATCCTCACCGCGAGTACAAGTTTGAAATAATCTACAATATGCTGTCTATGGAGCCTCTTTTAAGGCTTATAGTCAAAGTCCCTATGAAGGAGGATTGGCCGGAAATTGATTCGGTTACCTCTCTTTATAAAACAGCAAACTGGTATGAGCGTGAGGTTTACGACATGTTCGGTGTAAGGTTTAAGAACCATCCAAACTTAAAGAGGATTCTCATGTGGGAAGGCTTTAAAGGCCATCCTTTGAGAAAAGAGTATCCTCTGGAAGGAGATAATTTACACTGCCATGACTAA
- a CDS encoding NADH-quinone oxidoreductase subunit B: MGIEKALGDTIFTTQLSKAVNWARKWSLWPMPFGTACCAIEFMAVQASHFDLSRFGAEAMRFSPRQSDLMMVMGTITRKMVPVLRKIYAQMAEPKWVMAVGSCVCSGGFFRSYSVQQGIDRIIPVDVYVNGCPPRPESFIKGLMEIQKLVERESLIDRKRRIEEFYKRLEQINETDYEPADEILR; this comes from the coding sequence ATGGGAATAGAAAAGGCTTTAGGTGATACCATATTCACCACTCAACTATCGAAGGCTGTTAATTGGGCGAGAAAGTGGTCTCTGTGGCCAATGCCATTTGGTACAGCATGTTGTGCCATAGAGTTTATGGCTGTTCAGGCATCGCACTTTGACCTTTCAAGGTTTGGTGCCGAAGCTATGAGGTTTTCCCCCAGGCAGAGTGATTTGATGATGGTTATGGGTACTATTACAAGAAAAATGGTGCCTGTTTTGAGAAAAATATATGCACAGATGGCTGAGCCCAAATGGGTAATGGCTGTTGGTTCCTGTGTTTGTTCAGGCGGCTTTTTCCGTTCTTATTCTGTTCAGCAGGGTATAGACAGGATAATACCTGTTGATGTTTATGTTAATGGTTGTCCGCCAAGGCCTGAATCCTTTATAAAAGGATTAATGGAAATTCAGAAGCTTGTAGAGCGTGAATCTTTGATTGATAGAAAAAGAAGAATAGAAGAATTCTATAAAAGATTGGAGCAGATCAATGAAACAGATTATGAGCCTGCTGACGAAATACTTCGCTGA
- a CDS encoding NADH-quinone oxidoreductase subunit A — protein MGEVVLFKPIVLLLGLSVITALIMVGLSYLLGPKRPHDKKLDTYECGAPLVQPDARRRYSVKYFVIAMLFLLFDVEIAFMYPWAVVYKKYITTGKFILVEIIFFLIVLLAGYLYVWWKGALEWE, from the coding sequence ATGGGGGAAGTGGTACTTTTTAAGCCTATTGTTCTTTTGTTAGGTTTATCCGTAATTACAGCCCTAATTATGGTAGGGTTGTCCTATCTGTTAGGTCCTAAAAGGCCTCACGATAAGAAATTGGATACCTACGAGTGCGGTGCTCCCCTTGTGCAGCCGGATGCAAGGAGAAGGTATTCGGTTAAATACTTTGTAATTGCAATGTTGTTTCTACTTTTTGATGTTGAAATTGCGTTTATGTATCCCTGGGCGGTTGTTTATAAAAAATACATAACAACAGGCAAATTTATTCTTGTTGAAATTATATTTTTCTTGATTGTTTTACTTGCCGGTTACCTTTATGTTTGGTGGAAAGGAGCACTGGAATGGGAATAG
- a CDS encoding tol-pal system YbgF family protein, with translation MKKTVILVLVFLLSVNFVKADYKLGYKLYKQGKIKQALQEFQVDAEKYSYWYFPSYMAAMCYYQLKDYKAALEMLRMAENAAMKSDKKVVELPKVKILEAKVLAASGKCKEAIKLCSKYIPQSPAEFQAMFYFIKGKCENKLKNHSKAVVDLKNSTGINPKNPSAWFELGLAYIHNRNLDGAIKSLTKSMQLYPKSKATYYLLTDTLINKARRVRDANSKKKYYLQAVDVANKGLKYFPGDKKLQLNLANAYLGAKQYSTAINLFSQLYKKYPNDTQVVFGLGSAYMGNKDYKNALPYLLKVKGKMNNALIYNFIATAQLAIGKNENNLSKCKIALKTVNDGLRKFPGNRNLLKKKKEAQEIIARFEKNLEIEKKNKQIEQENKRKLANRIMTLKGRIRKAEEIKRKSGRYPASYESDKAELEKALKTYEKLYGKFRQ, from the coding sequence ATGAAAAAGACAGTTATCCTTGTTCTGGTTTTTTTGTTGAGCGTTAACTTTGTGAAAGCAGACTACAAGTTAGGTTACAAATTGTACAAACAGGGGAAAATTAAACAGGCATTGCAGGAATTTCAGGTTGATGCTGAAAAGTATAGTTATTGGTATTTTCCTTCATATATGGCAGCTATGTGCTATTACCAGTTAAAAGATTATAAGGCAGCGCTTGAAATGCTAAGAATGGCTGAAAATGCCGCAATGAAATCAGATAAAAAGGTTGTTGAGTTGCCCAAGGTAAAGATTCTTGAGGCAAAGGTTTTAGCAGCATCAGGTAAATGCAAAGAAGCTATTAAACTTTGTTCAAAGTATATCCCACAGTCTCCAGCAGAGTTTCAGGCGATGTTTTATTTTATTAAAGGAAAGTGTGAAAATAAGTTAAAAAATCACTCAAAAGCAGTTGTAGATTTAAAAAATTCAACTGGTATTAATCCTAAAAATCCATCTGCATGGTTTGAATTAGGGCTTGCGTACATTCACAATAGAAATTTAGACGGTGCTATTAAATCTTTAACAAAATCTATGCAACTTTACCCAAAATCAAAGGCTACATATTATCTTTTAACAGATACATTAATAAATAAGGCAAGAAGAGTTAGAGATGCCAACTCAAAGAAAAAATATTACTTACAGGCAGTTGATGTGGCTAACAAAGGATTAAAGTACTTCCCTGGAGATAAAAAACTACAGCTTAATCTTGCAAATGCTTATTTAGGTGCAAAACAGTATTCAACTGCAATTAACCTGTTTTCTCAATTATACAAGAAATATCCCAATGACACCCAGGTTGTTTTTGGGTTAGGTTCTGCATATATGGGAAATAAAGATTATAAAAATGCGTTACCTTATCTCTTAAAGGTTAAAGGTAAAATGAATAATGCTTTAATTTACAATTTCATTGCTACTGCACAGCTTGCTATAGGAAAGAACGAAAACAATCTTTCAAAGTGCAAGATTGCATTAAAAACTGTTAATGACGGGTTAAGAAAATTTCCTGGAAATAGAAATTTACTAAAAAAGAAAAAGGAAGCTCAGGAGATCATAGCAAGGTTTGAAAAGAACCTTGAAATTGAAAAGAAAAATAAACAAATTGAGCAGGAGAATAAGAGAAAACTTGCTAACAGAATTATGACTCTAAAAGGCAGAATAAGAAAAGCAGAAGAGATTAAGAGAAAGTCTGGAAGGTATCCTGCAAGTTATGAGAGCGATAAGGCTGAATTAGAAAAAGCATTGAAAACTTATGAAAAACTTTACGGAAAGTTTAGACAGTAA
- a CDS encoding DUF4388 domain-containing protein yields the protein MILQGSLSELKLPDILQLANMAGETCLINFMNKDGEKGKIVLIDGNMVYAKTDSLEGDEAVYEIAIWLEGHFKVGEIDQNYPKNVKSNLTSLLMEAARRLDEWRVLSKKIPSLAYYPVLIDNPNTQQTMNTSELQIIKYIDGQTNIRDISKKSGLTPFVVAKLIYGLIVNNLVMLSKFPYEVKSTTFESKNESEINFLEKSPLYKKMLALKEAARRFTVSVPGFSDKIETEFLKSLKRLKTSPNEKKIVIDFANNILFTLAEVEGKEFSKKLSLEFKEILKSKSTK from the coding sequence ATGATCCTACAGGGGAGCTTAAGTGAATTAAAATTGCCTGACATTTTACAATTAGCCAATATGGCGGGAGAAACCTGTCTTATTAACTTTATGAACAAAGATGGTGAAAAAGGGAAGATTGTTCTGATTGATGGAAATATGGTTTATGCTAAAACAGACAGTCTTGAGGGAGATGAAGCAGTTTATGAAATTGCAATTTGGCTTGAAGGCCATTTTAAAGTTGGAGAAATTGACCAGAATTACCCTAAAAATGTTAAATCTAATTTAACAAGCCTTTTGATGGAAGCTGCAAGAAGGCTTGACGAATGGAGAGTTTTGTCTAAAAAGATACCCTCTCTTGCTTATTATCCTGTTTTAATAGATAATCCTAATACTCAGCAAACTATGAATACCTCAGAATTGCAAATCATAAAATATATTGATGGACAAACAAATATTAGAGATATTTCAAAGAAAAGTGGATTGACTCCATTTGTTGTTGCGAAACTTATTTACGGTTTGATTGTTAACAATCTCGTTATGCTTTCAAAGTTCCCCTACGAGGTGAAAAGTACAACTTTTGAAAGCAAAAACGAGTCTGAAATAAATTTTCTTGAAAAATCTCCTCTATACAAAAAAATGCTGGCCTTAAAAGAGGCAGCAAGGAGATTTACTGTATCAGTTCCAGGTTTTTCAGATAAAATTGAAACAGAATTTTTAAAATCCCTGAAAAGGTTAAAAACCTCTCCAAATGAAAAAAAGATAGTAATTGATTTTGCAAACAATATCCTTTTTACACTTGCAGAGGTGGAAGGTAAAGAGTTTTCCAAAAAATTGTCTTTAGAATTTAAAGAAATTTTGAAATCAAAATCTACCAAATAA
- a CDS encoding energy transducer TonB, with protein MVEEAKKNTPVTAVEDNSLLQDYLAEYNEDKKYFEIALLIALLFHLALIWIKLPNFGSKEIVEEKKVEKKVTRVVLPPPPEKQLEQLKIEKKVKKIPIPDPTPDEPEPEVPIETNVQQDTPDIDTEYMVGDIPDEPPVPTGPVSEATIGLVKPKYSRQQLMSNVIYPELGKKAGLQGIIILQAVLRKDGTVGDIRIIGGNLRNYPFFRKAAIDAVKKLKFTPGKLRGHPVDVIMTLTIRFSLKTRYTR; from the coding sequence ATGGTAGAAGAAGCTAAAAAAAATACTCCGGTAACTGCTGTAGAAGATAATTCTCTTCTACAGGATTATTTAGCGGAGTATAATGAAGACAAAAAGTATTTTGAAATTGCGTTGTTGATTGCGCTTTTATTCCACCTTGCTCTTATCTGGATTAAATTGCCTAACTTTGGTTCAAAAGAGATTGTTGAAGAGAAAAAGGTGGAAAAGAAAGTGACAAGGGTTGTGTTACCTCCTCCGCCTGAAAAACAGCTTGAGCAGTTAAAGATAGAAAAGAAAGTTAAAAAAATACCTATACCGGATCCAACTCCAGATGAGCCGGAACCTGAGGTTCCAATTGAAACAAATGTTCAACAGGACACTCCGGACATTGATACTGAGTACATGGTTGGTGACATTCCTGATGAACCGCCTGTACCAACCGGGCCTGTAAGTGAAGCAACTATTGGTCTTGTAAAACCTAAATACTCAAGACAGCAGTTAATGTCCAATGTTATATACCCAGAGTTGGGTAAAAAAGCTGGCTTACAGGGGATCATTATTTTGCAGGCTGTTTTGAGAAAGGATGGAACGGTAGGCGATATAAGGATTATAGGCGGAAATTTGAGAAACTATCCTTTCTTTAGAAAAGCGGCAATTGATGCTGTTAAGAAGCTTAAATTTACGCCAGGTAAGCTAAGAGGACATCCAGTTGATGTTATAATGACCCTTACCATAAGGTTCTCACTGAAAACACGCTACACAAGGTAA
- a CDS encoding ExbD/TolR family protein, which yields MKLQKEKEQPEIPTASMADIAFLLIVFFMLTTVISATKGIEHILPQQDKSDTTQVEKEESIYIKINADGTYSVDQKEPRSIRDMMFLKDYVYQKVSRNYKKPIIIHVNPEANYESMIAVLDTLKQVEEQVAKEGRLPADKGLTISIPTSAELEAWGY from the coding sequence ATGAAGTTACAGAAAGAAAAAGAACAGCCTGAAATCCCTACCGCGTCAATGGCAGATATTGCGTTTCTTCTTATAGTTTTCTTTATGTTGACTACTGTTATTTCTGCAACTAAAGGTATTGAGCATATTTTGCCTCAGCAGGATAAGTCTGATACAACTCAGGTGGAGAAAGAAGAGTCAATTTATATTAAAATCAATGCTGATGGAACTTACTCTGTTGACCAGAAAGAGCCGAGATCTATCAGGGATATGATGTTTTTAAAGGATTATGTTTATCAGAAAGTATCAAGAAACTATAAGAAGCCGATAATTATTCATGTAAACCCCGAAGCCAATTACGAATCTATGATTGCAGTGCTTGATACGTTGAAACAGGTTGAAGAACAGGTTGCAAAAGAAGGCCGTTTGCCGGCTGACAAGGGATTGACTATTTCAATACCGACGTCTGCCGAGCTTGAAGCCTGGGGTTATTAA
- a CDS encoding ExbD/TolR family protein, whose product MKLRKTKTIEAYIPTASMADIAFLLIVFFMITTVFQVDKTVLTLPASVVRSEVVKGSAFVVVTEDGYIKVSDGKEDTHPIDASDVLSFAVDLMSKDPEHHVVLKVDKRVKWHVVDKILEQLEQARVKNLQFLTELKTKEQ is encoded by the coding sequence ATGAAACTTAGAAAAACAAAAACAATTGAGGCTTACATCCCAACGGCTTCAATGGCAGACATTGCATTCCTGTTAATTGTTTTCTTTATGATTACAACTGTTTTCCAGGTTGACAAAACTGTTTTAACACTTCCTGCGTCTGTTGTAAGGAGTGAGGTTGTAAAAGGTTCAGCATTTGTTGTTGTAACTGAAGACGGTTATATTAAGGTTTCGGATGGTAAAGAAGATACACATCCCATTGACGCGTCAGATGTATTGTCTTTTGCGGTTGATTTGATGTCCAAAGACCCGGAGCATCACGTTGTTTTAAAGGTTGACAAGAGAGTTAAGTGGCATGTGGTTGATAAAATATTGGAACAGTTAGAACAGGCAAGGGTTAAAAACCTGCAGTTCTTAACTGAGTTAAAAACAAAAGAGCAGTAA
- a CDS encoding MotA/TolQ/ExbB proton channel family protein has translation MEAFTNGLMEYMDKGGPIMYVLALFSIMALVVIIWKGFILYKARINTSEFLGRLKGILKKKNVKAAIDLCEEYKSPIASILKAGLIKFGRPQEEVEKAMENAAIHEIARLEKGLGILASVANLAPMLGFLGTVTGMIQSFDAMSKLNDPGKVAEGISEALITTAGGLIVAVPVLMFYNYYTSLIAGFIREIESASNVLLETFGEIESLQ, from the coding sequence GTGGAAGCATTTACAAACGGATTGATGGAATATATGGATAAGGGCGGCCCGATTATGTACGTATTGGCTCTCTTTTCAATTATGGCGTTGGTTGTTATTATCTGGAAAGGTTTTATCCTTTATAAAGCAAGAATCAATACTTCAGAATTTTTAGGAAGATTAAAGGGAATTTTGAAGAAGAAAAATGTTAAAGCAGCAATTGATCTTTGTGAAGAGTATAAAAGCCCTATCGCTTCTATTCTTAAAGCTGGTTTAATAAAGTTTGGCAGACCTCAGGAAGAAGTTGAAAAAGCAATGGAAAATGCCGCTATTCATGAAATTGCAAGGCTGGAAAAAGGGCTTGGAATACTTGCTTCTGTGGCAAACCTTGCTCCTATGTTGGGGTTCTTGGGTACAGTTACCGGTATGATTCAGTCTTTTGATGCTATGTCAAAGTTGAATGACCCTGGTAAGGTTGCTGAAGGTATCTCTGAGGCGTTGATTACAACCGCTGGCGGTTTGATAGTTGCGGTACCTGTTTTGATGTTCTACAACTACTACACCTCATTAATTGCAGGTTTTATTAGAGAAATTGAATCAGCATCTAATGTTTTATTGGAGACATTCGGAGAAATAGAGTCTTTACAATAA
- a CDS encoding IS256 family transposase, which yields MSDLIFTQFKEFFKKMLQEMLLEERERYLKEARGQTRANGYYKRTPKSFLGEIELQIPRTRDSQFKVKWLPQRKRVMFFLEDIVEAMFIAGVSTRKTAGVIKNLIGANISAQYVSRISEISEEVIEKWKNSRLTKTYPVLYIDATYISLKRDSVAKEAVYAVLGLSEDGKREILGYFLPGGNEKASLWQEIFRDLKERGLKGVKLIISDDLTGLSEAIKEEFPETMHQLCWFHLKRNIKNRVRKHHFEKIKEELDEIMKCESREEGKTKLLAFIEKWKKIYRFLKNIKAKVDNYTFFLLAPDEIRSYFRTTNWMERCFKELKDYIRIRGFFQNEQSAEKFLYIFFTDKNEKYQSRSLRYSSSFNRFFSSLSREASHA from the coding sequence ATGAGTGATTTAATTTTCACTCAATTTAAAGAATTTTTCAAGAAAATGTTGCAGGAAATGTTGTTGGAAGAGAGGGAAAGATACTTAAAAGAAGCAAGAGGCCAAACAAGGGCAAACGGTTATTATAAGCGAACGCCTAAAAGCTTTTTAGGAGAGATTGAATTGCAAATTCCAAGAACAAGAGACAGTCAGTTTAAGGTTAAATGGCTTCCCCAGAGAAAAAGGGTAATGTTTTTTCTTGAAGATATTGTGGAGGCAATGTTTATAGCAGGAGTATCCACAAGAAAGACAGCAGGGGTAATTAAAAATCTCATAGGGGCTAACATATCCGCTCAATATGTAAGCAGGATAAGTGAAATATCTGAAGAAGTAATTGAAAAATGGAAAAACAGCAGATTAACAAAAACATACCCCGTGCTATACATAGACGCAACATACATTTCATTAAAAAGAGACAGTGTGGCAAAAGAGGCAGTATATGCAGTATTGGGCCTGTCTGAAGACGGTAAAAGAGAAATTTTAGGATACTTTCTTCCTGGAGGAAACGAAAAAGCATCCCTCTGGCAGGAAATATTCAGGGATTTAAAAGAAAGAGGCTTAAAAGGAGTAAAACTGATTATAAGTGATGATTTAACAGGTTTATCTGAAGCGATAAAAGAAGAATTTCCTGAGACTATGCACCAACTTTGTTGGTTTCACCTGAAAAGAAACATAAAAAACAGAGTAAGAAAACATCATTTTGAGAAAATAAAAGAAGAATTAGACGAGATAATGAAATGCGAAAGCAGGGAAGAAGGGAAAACCAAACTTCTTGCATTTATTGAAAAATGGAAAAAGATATACAGGTTTTTAAAAAACATTAAGGCAAAAGTTGATAACTATACATTCTTTCTCCTTGCCCCTGATGAGATAAGAAGTTACTTCAGAACAACAAACTGGATGGAAAGGTGTTTTAAAGAGTTAAAAGATTACATACGAATACGAGGATTTTTTCAAAATGAACAAAGTGCAGAGAAGTTTCTTTACATTTTCTTCACAGACAAGAATGAGAAGTATCAATCAAGGAGTTTAAGGTATTCTTCTTCTTTTAATCGCTTTTTTTCTTCTCTTTCCCGGGAGGCTTCCCATGCCTGA
- a CDS encoding MlaD family protein produces MKPMVVKRSTIYLIWVIPIIAIIISGIMLFNEYAKMGESVVIIFKDVRGFKQDETPVKYKGIEIGIVKNIEVDPENLNKFFVTAKIKKSFVKYLTEGARFWKVSPKLKPTEFTGLSSIFSGSYIEFSPATSDVRKLSKLKSKRKFYGFEEEPKTNVTYFRLYSEDGSLIEGAPVLYKSFIVGNITKKSLKGNNVEYIISINNKFASLVKVDSHFWKISPVDVKASLPEFQLKVNNIFNFFFGGIQFDSPENSTPVCELDKSSEEFQVCNQKGFYLFPSRGDTEYSLKKIKLILKNAHKIQSSLKFIYYKGDIAGKVVNSDYIVEKDVKYLYVRMKRRYSGFLAYKSFFWIQKPDFESLNLSSLIKGTHIEFSFYNQKVKPKQEYILYHSRPYKGVKTIVLKAKSPIGLNEGDYLFYGKKIIGEVVSVMLNEYEEKYNCIIYKEFKNLLLYNPVFYKKNAAELNFSLENASVEVSPLKELLSGGVAMLKGSENKGKVLTYYPLFKSRKEAENYLYLNGRGLKLNLITENLNGIYEGIPVFYKSMKIGKVYKISFDEKNNRFLLKAYIEKNFKSLVKENSLFYKASGIDIKMGLQGVTVKTENLLSLLKGAIVLKNNNLNNSKSFPKKQYKLFTLEQLENREYVKGYLLSDNGYGLKEGSLVFYKGVVVGKVKALSIDNENVKITFLIDKRYSFLLSDKSRFYIEKTKFSAGEVKNIESAFLGSSLKIAYFKSGKRQTVFKLVGVNPSDTVYLEGFRIFVFAPQITSLSVGSPVLNRGVQIGQVEDISLSEDLTSVKLTLFIDKKYKNLITDNSRFLEVKPIAFKAGFIYAKVDFKSFATMIKGGIEIVTNGEGKKVEEWHKFVLQSSKE; encoded by the coding sequence ATGAAACCTATGGTAGTTAAGCGTTCTACAATTTATTTAATCTGGGTTATTCCCATAATAGCAATTATTATATCTGGCATTATGCTGTTTAACGAGTATGCAAAAATGGGGGAATCTGTTGTAATAATTTTTAAAGATGTTAGAGGGTTTAAGCAGGATGAAACGCCTGTAAAATACAAAGGAATTGAAATAGGTATAGTAAAGAACATTGAGGTTGACCCTGAAAATTTAAATAAATTTTTTGTAACCGCAAAAATCAAGAAAAGTTTTGTAAAGTATTTAACTGAAGGGGCAAGGTTCTGGAAGGTAAGCCCAAAACTAAAGCCAACAGAGTTTACTGGTTTGTCTTCTATTTTTTCAGGAAGCTATATAGAATTTTCTCCCGCTACTTCGGATGTTAGGAAATTATCAAAACTTAAATCAAAGAGGAAATTTTATGGATTTGAGGAAGAGCCAAAGACAAATGTTACTTATTTTAGATTGTACAGTGAAGATGGCTCTTTAATTGAAGGAGCACCTGTCCTTTATAAAAGCTTTATAGTTGGTAATATTACAAAAAAATCATTGAAAGGGAATAATGTTGAATATATTATTTCAATAAACAATAAATTTGCTTCCCTTGTTAAGGTAGACTCCCATTTCTGGAAAATCTCTCCGGTGGATGTTAAAGCATCTCTCCCTGAATTTCAATTAAAGGTAAACAACATATTTAATTTCTTTTTTGGGGGTATTCAATTTGATTCTCCTGAAAATTCAACTCCTGTTTGTGAGTTAGATAAATCTTCAGAGGAATTCCAGGTTTGTAATCAAAAGGGTTTTTATCTTTTCCCCTCCAGGGGTGATACCGAGTACTCTTTAAAAAAGATTAAGCTTATATTAAAAAATGCCCATAAAATTCAGTCCTCTTTAAAGTTTATTTATTACAAGGGAGATATAGCTGGAAAAGTCGTTAACTCTGATTATATTGTAGAAAAAGATGTCAAGTACCTTTATGTAAGAATGAAAAGGAGGTATTCAGGCTTCCTTGCCTATAAATCCTTTTTCTGGATTCAAAAACCCGATTTCGAGAGTTTAAATTTATCCTCTTTGATTAAAGGGACTCACATTGAATTTTCCTTTTATAACCAAAAAGTCAAGCCTAAACAAGAATATATTTTATATCATTCAAGGCCTTACAAAGGTGTGAAAACAATTGTATTAAAAGCAAAATCTCCAATAGGACTAAATGAAGGTGATTATTTGTTTTATGGCAAGAAGATAATCGGAGAAGTTGTTTCGGTAATGTTAAATGAGTATGAGGAAAAATATAATTGTATAATTTACAAAGAATTTAAAAATCTTTTACTGTATAACCCTGTTTTTTATAAAAAAAATGCTGCAGAATTAAATTTTTCTTTAGAGAACGCTTCAGTTGAGGTCTCCCCCTTGAAAGAATTACTTTCTGGGGGAGTGGCAATGTTGAAAGGAAGTGAAAACAAAGGAAAAGTATTAACCTATTACCCTCTCTTTAAAAGCAGGAAGGAAGCAGAAAATTACCTCTATCTTAATGGTAGAGGACTTAAATTAAATTTAATTACGGAAAATTTAAATGGTATTTATGAAGGAATACCTGTTTTTTATAAAAGTATGAAAATTGGGAAGGTTTACAAAATCTCTTTTGATGAAAAAAATAACAGATTTTTATTAAAAGCATACATTGAAAAGAATTTTAAAAGCCTTGTAAAGGAAAATTCTTTATTTTACAAAGCATCAGGAATTGATATCAAAATGGGGCTTCAGGGTGTTACAGTTAAAACTGAGAATCTTCTTTCCCTTTTGAAGGGAGCTATAGTTTTAAAAAACAATAACTTAAATAATTCAAAATCTTTTCCTAAGAAACAATACAAACTTTTTACTTTAGAGCAACTTGAGAACAGGGAGTATGTTAAAGGATATCTTTTATCTGATAACGGATACGGTTTAAAAGAAGGAAGCCTTGTCTTTTACAAAGGAGTTGTTGTTGGAAAAGTAAAGGCGCTATCAATTGACAATGAAAATGTAAAAATCACTTTTTTGATAGACAAAAGATATTCTTTTCTGTTGTCAGACAAAAGCAGATTCTATATTGAAAAAACAAAGTTTTCCGCTGGAGAAGTCAAAAACATTGAATCTGCTTTTTTAGGTTCATCATTAAAAATTGCATATTTTAAATCTGGGAAGCGACAAACAGTTTTTAAACTTGTAGGTGTAAATCCCTCTGACACTGTTTATCTTGAGGGATTCAGGATTTTTGTTTTTGCTCCCCAAATCACTTCTTTAAGTGTCGGCTCGCCTGTTTTAAATAGAGGTGTGCAAATAGGCCAGGTAGAAGATATCTCTCTTTCAGAAGATTTAACTTCAGTGAAATTAACCCTTTTTATTGATAAAAAGTATAAAAATTTGATTACTGATAATAGTAGATTTTTAGAAGTAAAGCCTATTGCCTTTAAAGCTGGGTTTATATATGCAAAAGTCGATTTTAAATCGTTTGCAACAATGATAAAAGGCGGAATAGAGATTGTTACCAATGGGGAAGGCAAAAAAGTTGAAGAATGGCATAAATTTGTTCTTCAATCTTCCAAAGAATAA
- a CDS encoding paraquat-inducible protein A, with amino-acid sequence MKLDEHYKRKVLFKSWGYSLTALFFMLPAYLLPMMITGKLGKVEENTIFSGVVYFFVNGDYFIACVIFVASILIPIVKIVGVIFLLLVYHFKVYHLRERAVTLYHILHFIGKWSMLDVFVVALMSSLVQFGFLSYAKPGPAVIPFALVVIFTILATKKFDTKLYWSE; translated from the coding sequence ATGAAACTTGATGAACATTATAAGAGAAAGGTGTTGTTTAAATCGTGGGGTTATTCTTTAACTGCATTGTTTTTTATGCTTCCCGCTTATTTGCTCCCAATGATGATAACAGGAAAATTAGGCAAGGTTGAAGAAAATACAATATTTTCCGGAGTGGTTTACTTTTTTGTTAACGGAGATTACTTTATTGCATGTGTTATTTTTGTTGCAAGTATTTTAATCCCTATAGTAAAAATAGTTGGGGTGATTTTTCTTTTATTGGTTTATCACTTTAAGGTTTACCATTTAAGAGAAAGAGCTGTTACCCTGTACCATATCCTTCATTTTATAGGCAAATGGTCAATGCTTGATGTTTTTGTGGTGGCATTGATGAGTTCTCTGGTGCAGTTTGGCTTTTTATCATATGCAAAACCTGGTCCAGCTGTTATCCCCTTTGCCCTTGTGGTAATTTTTACAATTTTAGCAACAAAAAAATTTGATACAAAATTATATTGGAGTGAATAA